The following are encoded together in the Ketobacter sp. MCCC 1A13808 genome:
- a CDS encoding sulfotransferase family protein produces MSQSVHFISGLPRSGSTLLAGILRQNPRFHAAMSSPVANLINGALEQMGAGSEFYPFFTPEKRQAICRALFDTYYADAGDREVVFDTNRIWTARLHQLVELFDDFKVICCVRNPAWIMDSFECIYRKNPFDYSRMYSPASRQTVYSRCESMMSGGGVVGGAWTALKEAFYGDASERLLLVDYDILTRHPQRSLELLYDFLDEPVFDHDFDCVEYEEGEFDSLLGVKGLHSVKKEVRFTPRRSILPPDLFVKYQEMDFWQDTVGTSAHLIAAKPSTSASTGKESS; encoded by the coding sequence TTGAGCCAATCTGTTCATTTCATCTCTGGCCTGCCAAGATCAGGCTCCACTCTGTTAGCCGGCATATTACGCCAGAATCCCCGTTTCCATGCTGCGATGTCGAGCCCGGTGGCCAATTTGATTAACGGCGCACTGGAGCAAATGGGCGCGGGCTCTGAATTTTATCCGTTTTTCACACCGGAAAAACGTCAGGCGATATGCCGTGCGTTGTTCGATACCTATTACGCCGACGCTGGCGATCGCGAGGTGGTCTTTGATACCAATCGCATCTGGACTGCGCGGCTGCACCAATTGGTGGAGTTGTTTGATGATTTCAAGGTGATTTGCTGCGTCCGCAACCCCGCCTGGATCATGGACAGTTTTGAATGCATCTACCGCAAAAATCCGTTTGATTATAGTCGCATGTACAGCCCCGCCAGTCGGCAGACGGTATACAGCCGTTGCGAGAGCATGATGAGCGGTGGTGGTGTGGTAGGCGGTGCTTGGACGGCGCTAAAAGAAGCCTTTTACGGTGACGCATCCGAACGTTTGCTTTTGGTGGACTACGACATACTTACGCGCCATCCGCAGCGCTCCCTGGAATTGCTGTACGACTTTTTAGATGAACCGGTGTTCGATCACGATTTTGATTGTGTGGAATACGAAGAAGGGGAATTCGACAGTTTGTTGGGGGTAAAAGGTCTGCACTCGGTGAAGAAAGAAGTGCGCTTCACGCCCCGTCGCAGCATCTTACCACCGGATTTGTTTGTGAAATATCAAGAGATGGATTTTTGGCAGGACACTGTGGGCACATCCGCCCACCTTATTGCTGCCAAACCGTCAACGTCTGCTTCAACAGGTAAAGAATCATCATGA
- a CDS encoding type II toxin-antitoxin system Phd/YefM family antitoxin: MVQAKRTNKTASSACACYASACIVVQNICTKPGKQAMLTVNISELRANLLKYLEKASHGEQITVTTNGRVLATIAPPSDRKAMARKQLSELSATAKIQDVTSPLDDQWDSML, translated from the coding sequence GTGGTACAAGCGAAGCGCACCAACAAAACTGCGTCCAGTGCTTGCGCTTGTTATGCATCTGCGTGTATCGTTGTACAAAATATTTGTACAAAACCTGGAAAACAAGCGATGCTGACTGTCAATATAAGCGAGCTTAGAGCCAACCTATTGAAATATCTAGAAAAAGCGAGTCATGGCGAGCAAATCACTGTCACTACAAACGGTAGGGTTCTTGCGACCATAGCCCCTCCATCAGATAGAAAAGCTATGGCGAGAAAACAGCTTAGTGAACTGTCTGCTACTGCCAAAATTCAAGATGTAACCAGTCCGTTAGATGATCAATGGGATTCTATGTTGTGA
- a CDS encoding GNAT family N-acetyltransferase, translated as MNELQYIKFDSVDENEFISILNRQRIREHLIEHDFFDGNSIRDWIELKMSVDSTPGCKIRAIKFEGKLIGWCGIQLELEKYEIAIVLDHAAWGKGKRVFADLMAWAKELGHKDIFINLLHTRRENRYLARMAINISHSEIHGSKFTTYQINLN; from the coding sequence ATGAACGAACTTCAGTACATAAAATTTGATTCCGTTGACGAGAACGAATTTATCTCTATTCTAAATCGACAAAGAATAAGGGAGCATTTGATTGAGCATGATTTTTTCGATGGGAATTCAATTAGGGATTGGATCGAATTGAAAATGTCAGTTGACTCGACGCCTGGCTGCAAGATTCGGGCGATAAAGTTCGAAGGAAAACTCATAGGTTGGTGCGGCATACAACTAGAGTTAGAGAAGTACGAGATCGCTATCGTCTTGGATCATGCCGCCTGGGGTAAAGGGAAACGCGTATTTGCTGATCTAATGGCATGGGCTAAAGAGCTTGGGCACAAAGATATATTTATAAATTTGCTGCATACTCGTCGAGAAAATAGGTACTTGGCTAGAATGGCCATAAACATTTCTCACTCCGAGATTCATGGTAGTAAGTTTACGACTTATCAGATAAATCTGAACTAA
- the cas6f gene encoding type I-F CRISPR-associated endoribonuclease Cas6/Csy4, producing MDHHIDIQVLPDPEFKETVLMNALYSKLHRILGQKAEGRIGVSFPNYDKTLGGLLRLHGTSQDLKRLMEEAWMTGLRDYCTTSEIQEIPGQHKHCIVKRVQAKSAHNKRSRSIRKGWLTESEAFTKIPETQQKALQLPFAQLRSLSNDNLMRVYIEHGSLKDQPMTGTYSSYGLSSSATVPWF from the coding sequence ATTGATATACAGGTGTTACCTGATCCGGAGTTTAAAGAAACTGTTTTGATGAATGCACTCTACTCAAAGCTGCATAGAATATTGGGGCAAAAAGCAGAAGGACGTATCGGTGTAAGTTTTCCAAATTACGATAAGACGCTAGGCGGTTTACTCCGGCTGCATGGTACATCACAGGACTTGAAGCGTTTGATGGAGGAGGCTTGGATGACGGGGTTAAGGGATTATTGCACTACCTCGGAAATTCAGGAAATTCCGGGACAGCACAAGCATTGTATCGTTAAACGTGTTCAGGCAAAAAGCGCCCATAACAAGCGATCTCGATCCATAAGGAAAGGTTGGCTCACGGAATCTGAAGCTTTCACTAAAATACCCGAAACGCAGCAGAAAGCATTGCAATTGCCATTTGCTCAGCTAAGAAGTTTGTCTAATGATAATTTAATGCGTGTATACATAGAGCATGGAAGCCTTAAAGATCAACCCATGACAGGAACCTATTCCTCGTACGGTTTGAGTTCGTCTGCCACCGTTCCATGGTTCTGA
- a CDS encoding tandem-95 repeat protein — protein sequence MSKRILGGLAPLLFPFATYAAPSLLTGAYQARPAGARELSLRHDAKIVSDGVHEPVSVSSDAGLTLERGRTVVELMVIDDSVADKSTLLQHLKPGVAVIELDRNQDGLAQLAQALASYQQLSAIHVVSHARDGILLLGNQLLDTATVESDPRFFNAIQSALKADGDVLFYGCDLAKSEVGEAWLDVVSRGTQADVAASNDLTGNHTLGGDWTLEIARGDIEATLPFSDKALKDFQGVLAPTAYHMLGFYNANPGSYFQVSSIDSADGKLLLSSPSGKISVFDDGQTAYGMSLAVDGSGNYYGRPFQVAADGSLASTFELNSLLLCNDSGAFGPSAEFTTNLTISGFYANNASAGSVNVSVTTKACVYGANSNDVDIVDVSGTFGAGKDLVRFVINYNGTPPNDRYLVLRSLTVDNFKAPDTTAPIFDTTPTVGSLTVAGGTVSANLDEDGTVYYVVVTDGAGAPSVAQVKAGQDSGGGTALVSGDFTTSSTTGSEAFSGLTQGTAYDLYVVAQDDEGTPNVQGSATLVNFTTTASNTNGDLTASGTVSEPVGLSSTIDTSGEAVAVFDFNIVDGSGDGLSLFVSGLDLSVSGSMSASDRVKITWLLNGPGVTDAVGSFNGPTTTLSFSSLGITVAEGGTNTYTLSAYYNDNTGLTDGSAVVFSIDGDTGLVVGGAGTQMGTTTPVTNGLGTTSDIEATALVFSTQPAGSTSGSALTTQPSVAARDAFGNTDTNFTEVITLTEASSGTLSNASQAATSGVAIFTGLTYTASADQQSFTLTANDQDGVGSNLPTVNANAVTSDVVATKLIFSTQPAPLSVNSGVTTALSTVPVVSAMDADNIVDTGYSTGITLAEVNGAGSATLSAAGDTDGSIASVTLTPTSGVATFSTVQITYTASGSTSENFNLQASSGGLSTANSSQMTGVVDSTPPTVSSVSVPANATYLTGQNLDFTVNTSESVTVNTAGGTPQLSLTVGATTRQATYLSGSGTNALLFRYTVQSGDNDSDGIAIGTLSANGGTLQDAASNNMTLTLNSVGSTASVLVDATAPTVSSVSVPANATYVTGQNLDFTVNTSESVTVNTGGGTPQLSLTVGATTRQATYLSGSGTNALLFRYTVQSGDNDSDGIAIGTLSANGGTLQDAASNNMTLTLNSVGSTASVLVDATAPTVSSVSVPANATYLTGQNLNFTVNTSESVTVNTAGGTPQLSLTVGATTRQATYLNGSGTSALMFRYTVQAGDSDTDGIAIGTLSANGGTLQDAASNNMTLTLNSVGSTASVLVDATAPTVSSVSVPANATYIAGQNLDFVVNTNKNVTVNTGGGTPQLSLTVGATTRQASYLSGSGSSALLFRYTIQAGDSDTDGIAIGTLSANGGTLRDAASNNMTLTLNSVGSTAGVLVNNAPTGTADNATTDEDNAVAINVLANDSDSDNSLNAASVSITSAPSHGSTRINTGTGVITFTPDANYNGSDSFTYTVDDVLGSTSANTTVNVSINAVNDAPVAVADVVNTATGTAVNISVGANDTDVDTGDSVDTATISLVTLPVNGSAVVSAGQVVYTPVANFSGSDSFTYQIDDQNGATSNVATVKINVSGVNSAPTAVNDSGTTDEDTAVNINLINNDSDADGSVDVSSVAIIEQPVNGSVNVDVSGQATYTPDADYHGSDSFTYVVQDNGGATSNVATVTLTVNSINDAPAANSDTVSIQESTPYKINVLGNDADVDGTIQSGTLQIVSAPSNGSAAISGGTITYTPGGSFSSDSLTYRVQDNAGTWSNIATVTLTSQPVNNAPLANNDSATTTEDSPVIISVLLNDADVDGTLDNTSITIGTAPASGNLVDNNDGTLTYTPSANSYGSDHFTYSVRDNDASSSNSAMVSISIRAVNDVPTISGSPVLSVLEGQPYSFTPTLGDEDSTNLSVSATNLPGWLVLDSATGALTGTPQVGDAGSYSNIVLSITDGSDSATLAAFNITVVGDNDTDGIANTVDTDDDNDGMSDSYEQSNGFNPLDASDAAQDRDGDSVTNLQESLDNTDPDDATDYSDVTAPIVTAPADLVIDATGLYTRVPLYQLLDLGSTTTTADLQDGLSDLVYDNVDGAGCCNNQVVGMVNSALLLPPGSNTVTYRAVDSKGNQGTATQIVNVRPLVSVNKDQISAEGATVQFRVILNGQSPFYPLTVPYVIDSASTTNAADHDLVNGSVQFTNGQTVASVSIALTADGVSEGDETLIVRLDDRTSNAQDLANGYNPVSPDIYDINSGAQNRHQITVTENNVAPDVSLRLSQNSTNTVLITTTGGAVTVTATVSDPNSGDQHTLDWSATDAALVETDGNNTDANLVFDPGELASGVYKVRVTVTDDNGAQDTASLYFKLVDALPTLGSEDTDGDGTDDATEGTADSDDDGIPDYLDNISAVNVLPEQADETSAFLMECDPDIRCRVGQFALQGEGGGASVLQTELSAQGIETDTEYAYGGGIFDFEMHDLPSLGQSVKVVLPQTSAIPENAVYRKLSNGRWQDFVDDANNQVHSAPGNLGYCPPPGDDSWQPGLTEGDYCVQLTIEDGGPNDADGLANGSIEDPGGVGTQTLSTDDGVPTFPTITSKGKGSGGSMGGGLLLIFGATLFLRRRTRSAPHLALALLASTGASLLPVQNAEAFEWDEAKQQLQEHGYAALAFYRAKGSQGEADFQQGMAASGVNVTLSSYDTTRTAYQFTLGYGYHPHLALELGFLDLGDVRVDMSATGTPDNLRAGLEQHYPVSSEGFTLSNRFLWPVQQQTTLSAEVGLYRWDGKIDISGATVEPDLDGGTDFLLGVAAQYNVTDQFAISAHMKRIFFDDQDVDLFGVDGKIRF from the coding sequence ATGAGTAAACGCATATTGGGCGGCTTGGCTCCGCTGTTGTTTCCGTTCGCCACCTATGCCGCGCCGAGTCTGTTGACGGGTGCGTATCAAGCCCGTCCGGCCGGTGCCCGGGAGCTGTCATTGCGCCACGACGCGAAGATCGTCAGCGATGGGGTTCATGAACCGGTGTCTGTCAGTAGCGACGCAGGGCTAACCCTGGAACGCGGCCGCACGGTAGTTGAGTTGATGGTGATCGACGATTCGGTGGCCGATAAATCGACTTTATTGCAGCACCTCAAACCCGGGGTCGCGGTGATCGAACTGGACCGTAATCAGGATGGTTTGGCGCAGTTGGCGCAGGCACTGGCCAGCTATCAGCAATTATCCGCTATTCATGTCGTATCGCACGCGCGCGATGGGATATTGTTGCTGGGTAACCAGTTATTGGACACTGCAACGGTGGAGTCCGATCCACGTTTTTTCAATGCAATCCAGTCGGCACTGAAAGCCGATGGCGATGTGCTGTTTTACGGTTGTGATTTGGCAAAGAGCGAAGTGGGTGAAGCGTGGTTGGATGTGGTGTCCCGGGGTACACAGGCCGATGTTGCGGCCTCCAATGATCTAACCGGGAATCATACCCTTGGTGGTGACTGGACATTGGAAATTGCTCGCGGTGATATTGAGGCGACGCTTCCGTTCAGTGATAAAGCGCTCAAGGATTTTCAGGGAGTCTTGGCGCCCACGGCGTACCACATGCTGGGATTCTACAACGCGAATCCAGGTTCGTATTTCCAAGTAAGTTCGATTGATTCGGCGGATGGAAAGCTTTTGCTGTCTTCTCCCAGTGGGAAAATCAGTGTTTTCGATGATGGGCAGACAGCTTACGGTATGTCGTTAGCTGTGGATGGAAGCGGCAACTACTACGGTCGGCCGTTCCAAGTGGCAGCGGATGGCTCGCTGGCGTCCACGTTCGAACTGAATTCCCTGTTGTTGTGTAATGACTCCGGAGCATTTGGCCCGTCGGCGGAATTTACAACCAACTTAACAATCAGCGGCTTTTACGCCAACAACGCCAGCGCGGGCAGTGTGAATGTCTCGGTCACGACCAAAGCCTGTGTTTACGGGGCGAACTCCAACGATGTCGATATTGTGGATGTATCGGGTACCTTTGGCGCCGGAAAAGATCTTGTACGCTTTGTAATTAATTACAACGGAACCCCACCAAACGACAGGTATTTGGTGCTGCGCTCTCTGACGGTCGATAACTTCAAAGCACCGGATACGACAGCGCCGATCTTCGATACCACACCCACCGTTGGCAGTCTGACGGTGGCGGGTGGCACAGTATCTGCCAACCTTGATGAAGACGGTACCGTCTATTACGTGGTGGTGACCGATGGTGCGGGTGCACCCAGTGTCGCCCAAGTTAAAGCGGGCCAAGACAGCGGAGGCGGTACGGCGTTGGTCAGCGGAGATTTCACCACCAGCAGTACCACCGGTAGCGAAGCGTTCAGCGGCCTGACTCAAGGCACCGCCTACGATTTGTATGTGGTGGCGCAAGACGACGAAGGCACGCCCAATGTGCAGGGTTCCGCAACGTTGGTGAATTTTACCACCACGGCTTCCAATACCAATGGCGACCTCACCGCCTCAGGCACGGTGTCAGAACCGGTGGGCTTGAGCAGTACGATCGATACCAGCGGTGAAGCGGTAGCGGTGTTTGACTTTAATATTGTTGATGGCAGCGGCGATGGCTTGTCTTTGTTTGTGTCCGGTCTGGATCTTTCTGTCAGTGGCTCGATGAGCGCGAGCGATCGCGTGAAAATTACTTGGTTGCTAAACGGTCCAGGTGTGACCGATGCTGTGGGTTCATTTAATGGGCCGACCACTACATTGTCCTTCAGCAGCCTGGGCATTACGGTGGCCGAAGGGGGCACCAACACTTACACGTTAAGCGCATATTACAACGACAACACCGGCTTAACCGATGGTTCGGCGGTGGTGTTTTCCATCGACGGGGACACGGGGCTTGTTGTGGGCGGCGCTGGCACGCAAATGGGGACGACAACACCGGTCACCAACGGCTTGGGCACGACCTCTGATATTGAAGCAACGGCGTTGGTGTTTAGCACTCAGCCGGCAGGTTCGACATCGGGTTCGGCGTTAACTACACAACCCTCTGTGGCGGCCCGGGATGCATTTGGTAATACGGATACCAATTTCACCGAGGTGATTACATTAACGGAAGCAAGCAGCGGAACCTTGAGCAATGCCTCTCAAGCGGCAACGAGCGGTGTTGCGATCTTCACGGGGCTGACCTACACAGCATCAGCCGATCAGCAAAGTTTTACCCTGACAGCCAACGACCAGGACGGCGTGGGTTCTAACTTGCCTACGGTAAATGCTAATGCCGTGACCAGCGATGTCGTGGCGACGAAATTGATTTTCAGTACACAGCCTGCACCATTGTCGGTGAACAGCGGTGTAACTACTGCACTAAGCACTGTGCCGGTGGTATCGGCAATGGATGCCGACAACATAGTGGACACCGGGTACAGCACCGGTATTACCTTGGCAGAAGTCAATGGCGCCGGTTCAGCAACGCTATCTGCAGCAGGAGATACCGATGGCAGCATAGCCTCGGTGACCCTCACGCCAACGTCAGGTGTGGCCACCTTTTCGACGGTTCAAATCACCTATACCGCATCGGGGAGCACGTCAGAAAACTTTAATCTGCAAGCGTCTTCCGGGGGGCTGTCTACCGCTAACAGCAGTCAGATGACTGGTGTTGTCGATAGCACACCGCCCACGGTGAGCAGCGTCAGTGTGCCAGCCAATGCCACCTATTTAACAGGCCAGAACCTGGACTTTACGGTGAACACCAGCGAGAGCGTCACGGTGAATACCGCGGGGGGCACGCCTCAATTGAGCTTAACGGTAGGCGCCACCACCCGACAGGCAACCTATCTTAGTGGCAGCGGCACCAACGCCTTGTTGTTCCGTTACACGGTGCAGTCCGGCGACAATGATTCCGATGGTATTGCGATCGGTACCTTGTCCGCCAATGGCGGCACCCTGCAGGATGCCGCCAGTAATAACATGACGCTCACCCTGAACAGTGTCGGCAGCACCGCCAGTGTGTTGGTGGATGCAACAGCACCCACGGTGAGCAGCGTCAGTGTGCCCGCCAATGCCACCTATGTAACAGGCCAGAACCTGGACTTTACGGTGAATACCAGCGAGAGCGTCACGGTGAATACCGGGGGTGGCACGCCTCAATTGAGCTTAACGGTGGGCGCCACCACCCGACAGGCAACCTATCTTAGTGGCAGCGGCACCAACGCCTTGTTGTTCCGTTACACGGTGCAGTCCGGCGACAATGATTCCGATGGTATTGCGATCGGTACCTTGTCCGCCAATGGTGGCACGCTGCAGGATGCCGCCAGTAATAACATGACGCTCACCCTGAACAGTGTCGGCAGCACCGCCAGTGTGTTGGTGGATGCAACAGCACCCACGGTGAGCAGCGTCAGTGTGCCCGCCAATGCCACCTATTTAACAGGCCAGAACCTGAACTTTACGGTGAACACCAGCGAGAGCGTCACGGTGAATACCGCGGGTGGCACGCCTCAATTGAGCTTAACGGTGGGCGCTACCACCCGACAGGCAACCTATCTGAATGGCAGCGGCACCAGTGCCTTGATGTTCCGTTACACGGTGCAGGCCGGCGACAGTGATACCGACGGTATTGCGATTGGCACCTTATCCGCCAATGGTGGCACGCTGCAGGATGCCGCCAGTAATAACATGACGCTCACCCTGAACAGTGTCGGCAGCACCGCCAGCGTGTTGGTGGATGCAACAGCACCCACGGTGAGCAGCGTCAGTGTGCCTGCCAATGCCACCTATATTGCAGGCCAGAACCTGGACTTTGTGGTGAACACCAACAAGAACGTGACCGTGAATACCGGGGGGGGTACGCCTCAATTGAGTTTGACTGTGGGCGCCACCACCCGGCAGGCCTCCTATCTTAGTGGCAGCGGCAGCAGTGCCTTGTTGTTCCGTTACACCATCCAGGCGGGCGACAGTGATACCGACGGTATTGCGATTGGCACCTTATCCGCCAATGGCGGCACGCTGCGGGATGCCGCCAGTAATAACATGACGCTCACCCTGAACAGCGTCGGCAGCACCGCCGGTGTATTGGTCAATAACGCCCCCACCGGCACAGCCGACAATGCAACTACTGACGAAGATAACGCGGTAGCGATCAACGTGCTGGCTAACGATAGCGACAGTGATAACAGCCTTAACGCGGCCAGTGTGTCGATCACCAGTGCGCCCAGCCATGGCAGCACCCGGATTAACACCGGCACCGGCGTAATCACCTTTACCCCGGATGCCAACTACAACGGCAGCGACAGTTTCACTTACACGGTTGACGATGTGCTGGGTAGCACTTCTGCCAATACCACAGTCAATGTGTCCATTAATGCGGTTAACGATGCTCCGGTGGCAGTAGCCGATGTGGTGAATACCGCAACAGGCACCGCCGTGAATATCAGTGTTGGCGCTAACGATACCGATGTGGATACCGGCGATAGTGTTGATACCGCCACCATTAGCCTGGTGACACTACCCGTAAATGGCAGCGCCGTCGTCAGTGCAGGCCAGGTGGTTTACACGCCGGTTGCCAACTTCAGTGGCAGTGACAGCTTTACGTATCAGATTGACGATCAGAACGGTGCCACTTCCAACGTCGCGACGGTGAAGATCAATGTCAGCGGTGTTAATAGTGCACCCACGGCTGTTAATGACAGCGGCACGACCGATGAAGACACCGCGGTTAATATAAACCTGATCAACAACGACAGCGATGCAGACGGCAGCGTCGACGTTTCCAGCGTGGCCATAATAGAGCAACCCGTTAACGGATCAGTGAATGTAGACGTGAGTGGTCAGGCCACCTATACACCCGATGCGGATTACCACGGCAGTGACAGCTTCACTTATGTCGTACAGGACAACGGCGGAGCCACCTCGAATGTGGCTACCGTGACCCTCACGGTCAACAGCATCAACGATGCACCCGCTGCTAACAGTGATACGGTTTCAATACAAGAAAGTACCCCTTATAAGATAAACGTTCTGGGTAATGACGCCGATGTGGACGGCACAATCCAAAGCGGCACACTTCAGATTGTGAGCGCTCCTTCCAATGGTTCCGCAGCCATCAGCGGCGGCACTATCACCTATACCCCAGGGGGTAGTTTTAGTAGCGACAGCCTCACTTACCGGGTACAGGATAATGCAGGCACATGGTCCAACATCGCCACCGTGACGCTGACTTCGCAGCCGGTAAACAACGCGCCGCTGGCTAATAACGACAGCGCCACCACCACTGAAGATAGCCCGGTGATTATCAGTGTGCTGTTGAACGATGCCGATGTGGACGGAACACTGGACAATACCAGCATCACCATCGGCACCGCACCGGCGAGCGGCAACCTGGTTGATAATAATGATGGCACCCTGACCTATACGCCCTCGGCCAACAGCTATGGTAGCGATCACTTTACCTACAGCGTGCGGGACAACGATGCCTCCAGCTCCAACAGCGCAATGGTATCCATCAGCATAAGAGCAGTGAACGATGTGCCGACCATTAGCGGCAGTCCGGTGCTGAGTGTACTGGAAGGGCAACCTTACAGTTTCACCCCGACACTCGGGGATGAGGACAGCACCAACCTGAGCGTGAGCGCCACCAACCTGCCTGGCTGGCTGGTTCTGGATAGCGCAACCGGCGCCCTTACCGGAACGCCTCAAGTAGGCGATGCAGGTAGCTACTCTAATATTGTCCTGAGTATTACGGATGGCAGTGATAGCGCGACACTGGCGGCCTTTAACATCACGGTGGTGGGTGACAACGACACCGATGGAATCGCCAACACGGTCGATACTGACGACGACAATGACGGCATGAGCGACAGTTACGAGCAAAGCAATGGTTTCAACCCATTGGATGCGAGTGATGCGGCACAGGATCGGGACGGCGACAGTGTGACAAATCTGCAGGAATCCCTGGACAACACCGATCCGGACGACGCAACTGACTATAGCGACGTTACTGCGCCAATCGTAACGGCTCCGGCGGACTTGGTGATTGACGCCACCGGCTTGTACACCCGGGTACCGCTTTACCAATTGCTGGATCTGGGCAGCACCACGACAACAGCCGATTTACAGGATGGTCTGAGTGATCTGGTGTACGACAATGTCGATGGTGCCGGTTGCTGCAACAACCAGGTAGTCGGCATGGTGAACAGTGCTTTGTTACTGCCACCCGGCAGCAATACCGTGACCTATCGCGCAGTGGACAGTAAAGGCAATCAAGGCACAGCCACTCAGATCGTTAACGTGAGGCCACTGGTGTCGGTGAATAAAGATCAGATCAGCGCAGAAGGTGCAACCGTGCAGTTCCGCGTGATTTTGAATGGCCAATCTCCTTTCTACCCGCTAACAGTGCCCTATGTGATTGACAGCGCCAGCACCACCAATGCAGCTGATCATGACCTGGTGAACGGCTCTGTGCAATTCACTAACGGCCAAACCGTTGCCAGTGTCAGCATCGCATTGACAGCGGATGGGGTGAGTGAGGGCGATGAAACGTTGATTGTACGCCTGGACGACCGAACCAGTAATGCCCAGGATCTGGCCAATGGCTACAACCCTGTCTCGCCGGATATCTATGACATTAACAGCGGTGCCCAGAACCGTCATCAGATCACGGTGACTGAAAATAATGTGGCACCGGACGTTTCTCTGCGACTAAGCCAGAACAGTACAAACACTGTATTGATTACCACTACGGGGGGCGCTGTCACCGTCACGGCCACCGTGTCTGACCCCAATAGCGGCGATCAACACACTCTGGATTGGTCAGCCACGGATGCCGCTCTGGTGGAAACCGATGGTAATAACACGGATGCCAATCTGGTGTTTGATCCTGGCGAACTGGCCAGTGGAGTGTATAAAGTCCGCGTCACGGTTACCGATGATAACGGAGCACAAGACACCGCCTCGCTGTACTTCAAGCTAGTCGATGCGCTGCCTACTCTGGGTTCAGAGGATACCGATGGCGATGGTACTGATGATGCGACAGAAGGCACTGCCGACAGCGATGACGATGGCATACCGGACTATCTGGATAACATCAGTGCTGTCAACGTACTGCCGGAGCAGGCAGACGAAACCAGTGCTTTCCTGATGGAATGTGATCCTGATATCCGTTGCCGGGTTGGTCAGTTTGCGTTGCAGGGCGAGGGCGGCGGTGCGAGTGTGCTGCAAACAGAACTCTCGGCCCAAGGTATTGAAACCGATACGGAGTATGCTTATGGCGGTGGCATTTTCGATTTTGAAATGCACGACCTGCCATCGTTGGGCCAAAGTGTGAAGGTTGTCTTGCCGCAAACCAGCGCCATTCCGGAAAACGCAGTGTATCGCAAATTGTCGAATGGTCGCTGGCAGGACTTTGTCGACGATGCCAATAACCAAGTTCACTCCGCACCCGGCAATCTGGGTTACTGCCCGCCACCGGGAGACGACAGCTGGCAACCTGGCCTGACTGAAGGTGACTATTGCGTGCAGTTGACCATTGAAGATGGCGGTCCTAACGACGCTGATGGCCTTGCGAATGGCAGTATCGAAGATCCCGGCGGAGTCGGCACACAGACCCTGTCTACCGACGACGGAGTGCCGACATTCCCAACCATTACCAGCAAGGGTAAAGGCTCTGGCGGCTCAATGGGTGGCGGCCTGCTGCTGATCTTCGGTGCAACGCTGTTTTTGCGGCGGCGGACTCGTTCCGCCCCGCATCTGGCGCTCGCGTTGCTGGCCAGCACAGGCGCCAGTTTGCTGCCTGTGCAAAACGCAGAAGCGTTTGAATGGGACGAAGCCAAACAGCAGTTGCAGGAACACGGTTATGCCGCACTGGCGTTTTATCGCGCCAAAGGCAGCCAGGGCGAAGCGGATTTTCAACAGGGCATGGCCGCCAGCGGGGTTAATGTAACGCTAAGCAGCTATGACACTACCCGCACGGCGTATCAATTTACGCTGGGTTACGGCTATCACCCGCACTTGGCACTGGAGCTGGGTTTTCTGGATTTGGGTGATGTGCGCGTAGACATGAGTGCCACCGGCACCCCAGACAACTTAAGGGCGGGCCTGGAACAGCATTACCCTGTCAGCAGCGAAGGCTTTACGTTGTCCAATCGTTTTCTGTGGCCGGTGCAGCAACAAACCACCCTATCGGCGGAAGTAGGCTTATATCGATGGGACGGTAAAATCGATATTTCCGGTGCCACGGTGGAACCGGACCTGGACGGCGGCACGGATTTTTTACTGGGGGTGGCGGCTCAATACAATGTAACCGATCAGTTTGCAATTAGTGCTCACATGAAACGGATTTTCTTTGACGATCAGGATGTAGATCTGTTCGGGGTTGACGGGAAAATTCGATTTTGA